A window from Microbacterium profundi encodes these proteins:
- the def gene encoding peptide deformylase produces MTVREIRIFGDPVLRTVCEPIGEIDDGVRALVADLIETVELPGRAGVAAPQIGVAARAFSYNIDGDIGYVLNPVLTEVRGEPAPTGEGCLSVPGLWHDALRHPWARVEGIDLDGEPVVLEGEGLLAQALQHETDHLDGKLYLTRLAPEDRKTAMREVRESDWF; encoded by the coding sequence ATGACTGTTCGCGAGATCCGCATCTTCGGCGACCCTGTGCTGCGCACCGTGTGCGAGCCGATCGGAGAGATCGACGACGGCGTGCGAGCGCTCGTCGCCGACCTCATCGAGACCGTCGAACTGCCAGGCAGAGCCGGCGTCGCAGCGCCGCAGATCGGCGTGGCGGCACGCGCCTTCAGCTACAACATCGACGGTGACATCGGCTATGTGCTCAATCCGGTGCTGACTGAGGTGCGAGGCGAGCCCGCGCCCACCGGCGAAGGCTGTCTCTCGGTCCCAGGACTCTGGCATGACGCTCTCCGCCACCCATGGGCGCGGGTCGAGGGGATCGACCTCGACGGCGAACCGGTGGTGCTCGAGGGCGAGGGCCTGCTCGCGCAGGCGCTGCAGCACGAGACCGACCACCTCGACGGCAAGCTCTACCTCACGAGGCTCGCGCCGGAGGACCGCAAGACCGCGATGCGCGAGGTCCGCGAGAGCGACTGGTTCTAA